CCAGCATTCTCTGGTGACGGCTTTACAAATTGGGCCCATTAGAGCCACGGCCTGTTTAATGATGGATGTAGCTTTGTGGTGTCAGGcgtgctgtgtgtgcttgtgtgtgcatccCTTGTGGAAGTCGAGCAATTGTCCTCCCTCACACTCTCAGAAACACACGCAATAACTGCAAACAGAATTTGTAGTAACAAAAATTATACATCTTTTATGAATATTTACATCTTTTCAATCCCATTCTTACAAAAAGGTGTATACTATCATTATAGAGAAGGCCACAAATGCTTGACACCATAATATAAGATAAAGtaattttgtcatgtttgttaaatttaaGTATTAACGTGTATTTTGGCTGAGGTTTTGTGAGGCCAACTCAGCTGTCAGGTTACATGTATCTCTGGTTATACTCATTAAATCGTTCAAAACGATAATTAGATGTTTATTTTGAGCATGTGTGAAGTTCAGTGACAGTAAGCTATAACCCTGCTCTCCATGGATCAAATTAACGTCATTAATAgggaaaaatgacttttcactGTATCAAAGGGAAACTTGTCTCTGGAGGTCAGTGAGGAAAATATATCTTCCACTGCCCACGAGTCAGACGTGCCTGCTGTGTTTGGACGTAGCATCAAACAGAGCTGCTACTAAACAATCCTTAACAGAGCATCAGGTAtgaaaaattttattttatatatttttatttatgtattattaCTTTTTGGGGTACTTAGTATATGTTTTAACTTACTGAGAATATCTTTTATAGATATCTTTATATGTATAAAGGAGTAAAGTACAATATGACGTGATTTCTTTAGCTTTTACACAGAGGCCGTCCTCCAGCACGCAGCCTGTGGAGTTCAACTATGTCTTTTCTCAGGACTGTTTTAAACGACTCTGTCATCATTCATCCTCCAGGCTTCTATATCATCGGATTTCAGACGTTTCCCTACATCAGTGTCTACTTCATCTTTCTAGCGTTTGTTTATGCGGTTACAGTGCTGTTCAATTGTTTGGTGATCTACATAATTGCCTTTAATCATTGTTTACACACTCCAAAGTTTTTGGCTGTGGTCAACCTGGCAGTAATTGATGTAATCCTAAACTCATGCACTATTCCCAGCATGATAAAGATATTTCTTATTAAGGATAACTTCATTCCATTCAACTTGTGTTTTGTGCAGATTTATGTATATTATACATTTGCATCACTCGAATCTTATGCACTCGCCATACTTGCCTATGACAGATTGATTGCAATATGTTTCCCTCTGCGTCAAAACTCAATCAACTCACTGCAAAACATGTCTTGTATTGTCGGCCTGACTTGGTGCTTTGCTCTGGGTGTAACAGCATTTTCAACAGGTATAATGACTCGACTGTCTTTTTGCAATTCTCTCAGAGTGTTCAGCTATTTCTGTGACTACGCCCCTGTGTTTAGACTCGCCTGTAATGATTACTCATTACAGTGGTCTGCAGCTTCCTTTCTCACAGTTTTGATCCTCGGAGGACCCTTTGTATTCATTGTTCTGTCTTATGTCAGCATCCTGGTGACAGTGTTCAGGATGAAATCACTGGACAGTAGGGTCAAAGCTCTGTCCACTTGTGTTGAACATATCATCCTTGTCGCTGTATTTTACATTCCTCTTCTTGTCATTTTCACAATCGGGTTTTATCTGAGAGCCATTGACCCCGACCAGCGTGTGCTGAGCCTGTCACTGGCCTCTTGCATCCCACCCTGCATCAATCCTATTGTATATTCACTGAAAACTAAAGAGATAAAAATCCGAGCCCTGGCACtagtgaggaaaaataaaattcgTTCACACCTACCAACAAAAAAGCGAAGCTTAGAGGgttaacaaaacacagaaagaattTAGGGACAACATGTTAGACGTTGAACTGTGTATAATCTTATAGTTTCTGTAAATGGAAAGGTGCCAAATGGGTCACTAGTTTGGTTTAACAATGAGGTCCTCAGTGTCAAGAAACCTATGAACAGGGTACTACactatttaattttacaatgtTTATGTAACATCTAGCTGTAGCAGTGTTTCATTCCATTCCAAAGACATTATATTTATTCTGAATATCCTGATCATTCTGGGTCAGTGTGATATAACTGTAAATAAAGCATCATTATGTCATTAAAAAATCATTTCGCTCATGAGTAATACTTTGCACACTGATTGCGCCACATACAGGCCTACAGTACGTGCTCTGGCCTTTTTTGTTGGGGTTATCTCCTACAAAGGTTTATGGTTATGTAAACATTCAGAGAAATCATTTTGGAGAAACTGACcgagaaaataaaatggaaaagtaGCGTAGCTCCACTGGGCACTCTTCAGGCCCCTGCTACTCCTCACACCCCACTGAAGACAGTTTTGGGGAGACTCCCCACGTGTTAGCGAGACTACAAATGATTCTCAACACGAGAAATTCTAAAAGGATTTTGTTAATTGTTTATACAGGTTTCTCAAATTTCAAGCTATTTCAGCTGGTCACTAATGTCACGTTTAACTGATGAGACAAGTCACTGGTAAAAACAAGCAATTGAATGATCAATCTATGGGGAAGTACAGTTAGAATCAGACTTCAGAGCAAATGATGATGTATATTTAAGGAGCGCAGTTTACAACTTCAATAATTCAACATGTTCCTTTAGGATTTTagtcattttcagtgttttgaaataaaatgaccTGGCTGTCAATATAGttgttaaaagaagaaaataaactttttttttaagtatccTTCACCTCATTTTCTACATTAAATGTGTGAAGTTTCACAGCTGTTTTAGGTCTGTTTGCATGTCCGGTACATGCTAAGTGTTCTTTGAATTAAATGGAAGCTTCACAAAACCAATATTGGGCACTTCCACCTATTTCCCTCAggtttttaactgttttcattCTTGAAGGAAAAGGTGCAAGTGAGATTAATTAGTCAAAATTTCAAACCTTAAAAGGTTTATTTGTTACAGACAAGGTCATTAAACAAAATTCTCTAGCGATGGCATCACATCTTGAactcattaaaatgattttgttttggaTCACAGTGGCCTGTTTAATGATAAATGCATCCTCAGAGATGTTATGCATCATTTTGCACTGTTTACTTTGTGCATACCAAGTTCTCAAAGGTGTGGTAGGAATCAAACCTGGCATTTGTGCACTTTGATTAAGTTACATTCAACAAGTTAATGTTATGGTGGAGCCTGAGGGATACATGAGACCATTCAGTCCAATGATTACAGAGAGGTAAAGATCATTGGCACAGTCACAAAAGCAAGTAATGGACACATTATAATCCAGTTCTTTAACCACTGTACAGCTCAAACATTGCTGGTACAGCTGACTTTGCCAAAGGAAGGACTTTGTCATATCTAACTGAATTACTGTCACTACTACAACACTATGCCTCTACCATGAcctatttgtttgtattttatttttatctacaTGTAGATAACATGTACACATGTGAATGCACAGTAACCTAGCCTTTAGGAGGAGTGGTGAGATGATCACACTCATTAAATCATAATTCAAAACAATACaatagtggacacagactcagactAAAGAATGGTATTATGATGAGTGCCTGCCCTCCAGTGGGCTTATGTGTATAGTGCAAGCTGAACCATAAGTGATAGTCATTACTTTATACTTACAACACTGCATGGTCTACTGCtgcatttgaaaaattagaaattGTAATATCCAACAAAGAAATAAGATCCACTAACTGCCAAAGGATATATGAGACAATCTGTCCGTCAACTCCTCTGCTGCAGATTTAATATTCCTAGTTCACGTATATGCTTTAATTATCAGTCCAAATATGTCTTCCATGAAGCAATACCATAAGTGAGCGTTATGAAAAGCTCAATAACTGCCTAAATCACTGTTTAATAAATCCATGCCTAAAACAACTTTTTGCTGCCGTCCTGTAACAGTTAGTTAACCCAGCTGTTCACAGCAGCCTGGCACAGTTTAGCCTTTCCCTGATGGACCTTCATACGTCATCACTGCCTTTAGTGCTACTTCAATCAGCCCACTCAACACAGGCATTCAATGCTCATCAGATTATGTTAACACAATATTGAAAGTATCAACTCACCAGAGGGACGGTGAACGTCTTGGTGAGCGTCTCAGTGATCTGTCAGGAAtacctttttaaaaaagggcAATTTTTAAGTCACGTACCACAAACAAGTGCAGGTGTTTACATTCAatataaatacaacacaataaaattgTTAAAATTCTATGTTAAAATCCAAGAAACAATTAATTTCCTCTTCACTCACCGACTAAAGTGCTGGTGCTTAAAACAGGGTGTGGCACGAATATGTTCATTGCTTGTACCTGAAAATACAGAGCAAATTCAATGCTATCAGtgataaagtaaataaacacTATGGCATCAGAACTTTTCTAAACAAAGTGACTCACAACACaggataaaataattaaatcagtaagcatcataaaacacataaaaatgagACTACAAGaaatttatgttattattaattattattattattattattattaataatatattattaatattattattaatattataatattaatatttatggtTTTAGAGTTGAACCATGAGATCCTGTCCCACATCAGTGAGCCTCACATTCTTCAACCATGCTGTTGAACCTCAAAGCTTCCAAGAACTGAAATTCAAGATGTATGGGAAGGGAAGTGGTCGGACATGAATTCTTAATTACTATGACACAGATCACAACCATAATCAAAGCTTTActcctgattttattttcactgatctcacacatatacactgaaAACCGTCTTGTTCTCACaaacagagaaggaagaggCAGGATGAACCATTCTACAGCTCCTTTAACACCAAATATTACTGATTACCTTTCAGTCTCCTATCACAACTGTATGTATAGACAGGGGACTGACAGCTAAATAACTAATATAGCTACTGATATAACTGCTATTGTGACACAGCAAGCCACCATACTGTATTTTAGAATCCAGTCAAGGACAAGTACAAACCACTAGATGGTGCAAGCCTAACAGAACTGAAGTTTTGAACAAAGAGCCTCTTTTGTTCAAAACTGTTTACATCATGTGGCTAGTCATTAGTTCACCAAgcttcatccaaaaaaaaaaaaaaaaaaaaaaaaaacagttgcacTTTGACAAAGTGTTATTAGACAAGGCACAAGACACCTTCCTTTTAAGCATCTTGTTTTggtgaaataaatattattcaTGCTATGTAGGGTGATTAAATGTGCCACTGTGAGCCTGGTGGCCTGTGTTATGTATTCATCCATTATGGGCACAGTAAAATTTGGACCTAACATGAAACTGGTTGAATGAAACAGGAGTTGATGGCTAACTGATGATACAGAATGGTGATCAAAAGAATGAACTGATTCAACCAAAGCAGCAGTTCCATTTAAGGATGATATTTGTTTAATTGGATAAATGAAGACAGTGATTAGTGAGAACAGTATTCCTGACTCTGacttattaaaataaatgacataaCAATTTTTATAAATAGCTATAAGGTTACACACTTCGTATAGAAGTTGGCATTTTGGGCCTTCAGACATTGGTCTACAAAAGTGATGATGTCAGCAACATATATCATTTTGGAAATTATTGTTATATATAATATGGATATAAAATATGATTCAACCATTTATCTGGTCTGGAGTTTAGTTTCCCTGATGGTGACTCACAGCTGAGCTGTATCACCAGTGTTTTCTTCACATCAGACCCATGTTTGTTGCTCCTATCTGTTCTGTGCGTTTTCTAGAACTAATTGTTAAAGCATCAGTTTAGTtcccaaattacaaaaacttcttttctcattttatcatagcaatgacaaatgacaaggtaccaaaaaatacacatttaaaaaaaagaaaagagaaattatAATGTTTTTCCAAAGTTAGTAATGAAAGTTGATcaagcaaaaacataaaaaacaaaaaacaattatatAATGTAATGTCCATAGCAGTGAAAAGAGTTCATcattttgtggctgtgtttctaAGTTTATTTCTTTTGCAAAGTTTCCTGATAGAGTTCAgcacttcctctgtctttaaAGAATATACAATAGGATTCAGCAAAGCTGGTATGGTGTGTGTCAAAGAGGAGTTTATGATCCTGGCATTAGGATGAATGTAGGAGGCCACTGCAGCTATGTTGGTGCCCACAATTGGTAGGAAGAAAATAGCTACAAGGATCAGGTGAGAAGTACAAGTTTTCAATGCTTTGAGTCGTTCCTCTGCTGATGCAATCCTGCTCAGTGCTATGGAAATGCTAACATATGTGAGCGCAATCAATATAAGAGGAAAACAGAttagtataatgaaaataatccatGCCATTATGTTATTTAAAGACGTGTCATTGCAGGCCAGACGATAGACTGGTGCATGATCACAGAAAAAGCTTTTTACcaccacagatccacagaagGAGAGGCGATCAATAAGTCCAACAGTTAACACTAACACACTCAGTAAAAAAAGCCACATACACAACAGCATTGCAGCAATAGCTGGTTTAGTTACAATACTGTGGTACCTCAAAGGGAAGCAAATAGCTATAAATCTGTCATATGCCATAATGACAAGTGTCCACGACTGCACACTtgcaaatatgaaaacaaagaacataTAACTTAAACAAGCCTCATAGAGAATGTATCTCCTGTTGAACAAAAACGTGTCCAAGAGTTTTGGGATGAGAGAGGTGCTCTCACACAAATCTGTCAAAGCCAGGTTGAACACAATCATGTACTTAGGCGTATGGAGAGTCTTGACCAGGTAGATAACTGAGAGAAGGAGGACATTCCCAAGAACAGTCAGGATATAGACGAAACACAGGAAGACATAGTAATACTTCACATGAGGGATGTTGGAAAACCCACTGAGGTAGAAATGTGCAGGACgaaaaaatgtgacattaaatgTAGGAGCAGCTTTCTCTTCTGAGCCCATTATGAATGTTTGATTCCCTGGatgtaaaaagaaacaataacagAATATATAATAAAGAACAACAGCTGACTGATTGGACTGTAACCAAATTCACCTCCAACAACATCAAGTGTGCAGAGCACAAAAGTGTCTGTGAGAGGGGTGTCATTTATATTGTGTCCCTCTCATTGTGGGACAGTTGAAATGAAGGTGGCTGTGTCACATGGTCAAGAATTACATACTGATTTACTTCACTGAGTAATTGTCTCATAGTTTATGTCACTGATGTGCTGATGCAATCGACTCGTTCACTGTTGACTGCAGGATACTGAATTATCCCTTAATGGCACAGTgtagaaacagaacaaaattaaaacacattccaCAAATTATAAACcataatttgttatttttttaaaaagatttaaaataaatacaccaTAAAAAATTCAGGTGCTGTGGTTTTTCAGAAGTCATCCtgaaccaaaaatgtcaaccttatggtgaaaagaaaggaaaagtcAATCTTCCGGGAATCATGAATGTCTATACAAAAGAGAGATATATTTATTattctggaccaaag
This genomic stretch from Toxotes jaculatrix isolate fToxJac2 chromosome 12, fToxJac2.pri, whole genome shotgun sequence harbors:
- the LOC121191225 gene encoding olfactory receptor 1496-like; amino-acid sequence: MGSEEKAAPTFNVTFFRPAHFYLSGFSNIPHVKYYYVFLCFVYILTVLGNVLLLSVIYLVKTLHTPKYMIVFNLALTDLCESTSLIPKLLDTFLFNRRYILYEACLSYMFFVFIFASVQSWTLVIMAYDRFIAICFPLRYHSIVTKPAIAAMLLCMWLFLLSVLVLTVGLIDRLSFCGSVVVKSFFCDHAPVYRLACNDTSLNNIMAWIIFIILICFPLILIALTYVSISIALSRIASAEERLKALKTCTSHLILVAIFFLPIVGTNIAAVASYIHPNARIINSSLTHTIPALLNPIVYSLKTEEVLNSIRKLCKRNKLRNTATK